Below is a genomic region from Thermochromatium tepidum ATCC 43061.
TCGAGTCTATGGAGCGCCTGGGCGAGGACGTGATCGCGCAGCTTGAGACCCTGGCCGCGGATCGTGCCGGTCCGCACCTGATGCTGGCACTGAGCGAGCGCGTCGAACGGGCGCGTGGCCCTGAGGCGGCCCTGGATCTGCTGGCCGACTATCTGGCGCGCTGGGCCGATCTAGCGGTGCTGGAGCGCTTCCTCGACCTGCGCGCGCGCACCTCGGATCCAGGAGGACCGTCCCACCGCTATGCGCGGGTCGCGCTCGGCGTGGCGCGTCATCTGTTGCAGCGTCAGTCGGTCTATCAGTGCGAGCAATGCGGGTTTCAGGCGCGCACACTGCATTGGCAGTGTCCAAGCTGTCGCCATTGGGGCACGGTCGTCGCTGTACTGCCCGATCCCATTCAGGACGAGATGACAGCGCCGCCGGCCTGAGTCCCGACGACAGGATTTCAGCCGCAACCAATTCACTAGAGACCATTCAAGATCCGTGACTCAGGTCAAACCCCTCATCGTCGCCCTCGATTTTGCCGCTGAGGCACCGGCCCTAGCACTGGTCGAACGCCTCGACCCGGTGCGCTGCCGGCTGAAGGTCGGCAAGGAACTCTTCACCCGGCTTGGTCCGGCCTTCGTCGAACGGCTCCAGCGGCTGGGCTTTGAGATCTTTCTCGACCTCAAATTCCACGACATCCCCAACACGGTCGCCGCCGCCTGCGCGGCGGCGGCCGATCTGGGGGTATGGATGGTCAATGTCCATGTCGTGGGCGGACGCACCATGCTGGAGGCGGCGCGCGAACGTCTGAGCCGCTATGAGCGTCCGCCGCTCTTGATCGGGGTCACGGTACTGACCAGTCTCGACCGCGCCGATCTAGCGGCCATTGGGTGTCCGGGCGAGCCACGCGAGCGGGTGCTGAGTCTGGCACATCTGGCCCATGAGGCCGGTCTGGACGGCGTCGTCTGCTCGCCGCTAGAGACGGCCCAGGTACGTGCGGCGTTCGGTCCGGCCTTCCGGCTGATCACGCCCGGCGTGCGCCCGGAGGGCTCTGTGAGCGGCGATCAGAAACGCGTCATGACCCCCGCCGCGGCCCTGGCCGCCGGCGCCGATTATCTGGTGATCGGGCGCCCCATCACCCAGGCGCCCGACCCTTTATCCGTGATCGAAGCGATCGATCGATCCTGTATGAACGTTCTGGAGAATTGACATCTATGTCCAAGGTCCGCAAGGCAGTCTTTCCAGTCGCCGGCATGGGCACACGCTTTCTACCGGCGACCAAGGCCAGTCCCAAGGAAATGCTGCCCATCGTCGACAAACCCCTGATCCAGTACGCCGCCGAGGAGGCCGAGGCCGGCGGTGCGGATCAACTGGTCTTCATCACCGGGCGCAACAAGCGCTCGATCGAGGACCATTTCGATACCGCCTATGAGCTTGAATCCGAGCTGGAGCGCGCCGGCAAAGACAAGCTGCTCGACATCGTGCGCAATGTCCTGCCCGGATCGGCATCCTGTATCTATGTGCGTCAGGCCGTCGCCCTGGGGCTGGGTCATGCCGTGCTGTGCGCCAAGCCGGTGGTCGGTGACGAGCCCTTTGCGGTAATCCTGGCCGACGACCTTATTCGCTCCAAAGGCAAGGGCGTAGTCGCCCAGATGGCCGAGGTCTATGCCCGTCACGGGTGCAGCGTGCTGAGCGTCCAGGAGGTAGCGCGCGAGGAGACCAACAAATACGGGATCGTTCAGGTCGAAAAAGACACCGATGGGACCCTGCGGGTGATCTCCATCGTCGAAAAGCCCCATCCGTCCGAGGCGCCTTCTAATCTGGCCGTGGTCGGGCGCTATCTGCTTACCCCGCGCATCTTCGACAAGCTCGAGCGCATCGGCAGGGGCGCGGGCGGTGAGATCCAGCTGACCGACGGCATCTCGGAGCTACTCCAGGACGAACCCGTGATCGCCTATCCCTTCGAGGGCAAGCGCTACGACTGCGGCAGTAAGCTCGGCTATCTGGAGGCCACGGTAGAATACGCCCTGGCGCATCCGGAGCTCGGTGAGCGTTTCGCAGACTATCTGCGTAGGCTCGTGGAGGATCTCGCCTAATCGCCGCACACTGCCGCCGAGGATTGGCGCGGCCTGACGCCATATCCGCTATCGAACATTGAACGCAAGGCTCAAGCGCGGGGGGACGCGCTCGATACGCCAGGTGGCTGCTGCACGTCGCCAGAAGGCGCGTGGCGAGGCGGCATCATCGAGCGGTTCTTGTCCAAGCAAACGCCAGGCCAGCCGCAGGGCAGGCAGCGGGTTGTCATCCTCAACGGGCGCGGCAGCCAGTGACTTGCTCAGCTTGCGTCCCTGGTCGTCGAGCACCAGCGGGACATGGGCATGGCTGGGTGTGGGCAGACCCAGCGCCCGTTGCAGTCCGATCTGACGCGGTGTCGAGAGCAACAGGTCGGCGCCGCGCACCACATGGGTGATGCCCTGCCAGGCATCGTCGACCACCACGGCGAGCTGATAGGCATGGAAGCCGTCGGCACGTCGGAGCACAAAATCCCCGATCGACTCAGCGACCGAATGGCCCTGCCGCCCCTGGATCCGATCCTTGAAATAGATGGGCTCAGTCGCGGTGCGCAGACGCAGACTGCGCGCGCGTCGTCCGGGCGCCAGACCGTCGCGACAGGTACCGGGATAGATAGGCCCCTCCAGTCCAACTCTGGCGCGGCCAGCGATCTCGGCGCGACTGCATCCGCAGCCATAGATCAGCCCGAGCGCATCCAGACGGGCGAGTGCCGCGTCATAGGCGTCGCGACGCGCGCTCTGGAATACCACGGGCTCGTCCCATTCGAAGCCAAAGGCACGCAGTGTGCGCTGAATGGCCTCGGCGGCTCCGTGAACCTCGCGCAGGCGGTCCAGATCCTCGATGCGCAACAGCCAGACGCCATCCTGGGCACGCGCGTCGGCATAACTCGCGACCGCTGCGAGCAATGAACCAAAGTGGAGCGGGCCAGTCGGGGAGGGGGCGAAGCGCCCCCGGTAACTGGACGCAACCGCGGGGACCTCACCATTCATGCGCGAACTTAGCCGCGCTGTTTCTCGCGGATCTCGTCGAGTGTCTTGCAGTCGATGCAGAGCGTCGCGGTGGGGCGGGCCTCCAAACGGCGGATGCCAATCTCCACCCCGCAGGCCTCGCAGTAGCCATACTCGTGATTGTCGAGTCGCTCGAGTGCCTCATCGATCTTCTTGATCAGCTTGCGCTCGCGGTCGCGGGTGCGCAGCTCCAGGCTGAACTCGGACTCCTGGGTGGCACGGTCGTTGGGATCTGGGAAGTTGGTCGCCTCGTCCTGCATGTGGTGCACGGTGCGCTCGACCTCTTCCATCAGCGAACGCTTCCAAGCGAGCAGGATCTCGCGGAAGTGGGCCTCCTGGGCTGGGTTCATGTATTCCTCGTCGCTGCCGGCCTGATACGGCTCGAAGGAATAGGGCTCGGCGTTGTATGCATGTGTTTCGGTCATCTTGTGCTCCTCCCGTGGACCGCGTCGGCTTTCCGGACTGGATGCGGCCTGTATTCAGTGGCTCTCGGCGGTTGGCAAGAAACCCGTGCCTACAGTCCGCGTCGAGAAAACGTGCTTAAGTACCAGATCGCGCACAGACGGGCAACTGATCTTCGAAGTTTCGCCGGCGGGCACACGCCGATTTGGTAGTCTTATCCATCCGGTTCATTGGTTAAGTGCTCACGACGAGCAGGCTGGGACAGAGGCATATGTACGGATTCAAGGCTCTCATCTTCGACCTGGACGGCACCATCGCCGACACCGAGCGCGATGGCCATCGTCCTGCCTTCAATGCCGCGTTTGCAGAGGCCGGTCTAGACTGGCACTGGGATCCCGAACTCTATGGCGAACTGCTGGCGGTGACCGGCGGCAAAGAACGGATCCGCTATTTTATGCAGCGTGCCGGGATTGAGCTGGAGCCGGATGTCGATGTGGACTCCTTTGTCGGCGGCCTGCATCGTGCCAAAACCGCGCACTATCTGGAACTCTTGCGTCAGGGGGCGATCCCGCTGCGGCCTGGGGTGTTGCGCCTGTGGCGCGAGGCACGCACCGCGGGGGTGCGGCTGGCGATCGCGACCACCACCACGCCCGAGAACGTCATCGATCTGCTGGAGCAGGCTGGCGAGCCGGGACTGTCAGGCTGGTTCGAGGTCATCGCCGCCGGTGACATGGTGCCGAATAAGAAACCGGCGCCGGACATCTTCATCTATGCGCTGGAGCGGCTCGGTCTAAAACCCGAGGACGTTGTGGCCGTGGAGGATTCGGACAATGGCGCGCGCTCGGCACTCGCGGCTGGGATTCGCGCCCTGGTGATCACGGTCAACGACTATACGCTCGGTCAGGACTTCGGCGCCGCGGCGCTGGTGATCGACCAGCTCGGCGAACCGGGCTCCCCACCGCAGGTGCTGGCCGGCGATCTGGGCGGGTGGTCACTGGTGGATCTGGCCGCACTCGATCGGCTGCATCAGTGGGTCCACAGAGCCGGTTGATGGTGGTGACTGCAATCGAGGGTTTGCCAATGGCGGGGCATCCGGAAAGCCGACGGGCCGAGCGTGCGCGGTAGGTTGAGCCCCTGCTCTCGCCAGAGGCTGGCTGGCGGCCTTGGCTGATATTTCGAATCGAATCAGGGAGCGGCTGGATCCGATCGCGTCAGCGGGCCCGATAGACGATGCGACCCTTGGTCAGATCATAGGGTGTGAGTTCGACCGTGACCTTGTCGCCGGTGAGGATGCGGATGTAATGCTTGCGCATCTTGCCTGAGATATGCGCGGTCACGGTGTGGCCGTTCTCGAGCTGAACACGGAACACTGTGTTGGGCAGGGTCTCGGTGACCGTGCCTTCCATCTGGATGACGTCGTCTTTTGACATAGTGGATTTCGTTGGAATGACAAAGGCGATCCTGGTAAGCGGCGGGAGTCTATCACACTCAAGACCGAAGCGGTTCGGTCAGTCTTGGGACTCGACCTGAAGTCAAGGCCGGTTTGCGCGGCTTGATGAATCGAGTGTCAAGGAGCTTCGGCGGTCATCGAACCCGAGGGTCTGCCCGCGCTCGAAGCGTCGCCAGTCTCGACCGTCCCAGGCCTCGATCGGGCGGAAACGTTCCTTGTAGACCATCTTGCGCGACTCGGCGATCCAGTAACCGAGATACAGATAAGGCCGCCCTAAAAGCTGGGTGAGCCGGATCTGATTCAGTACGCTGAAAGTGCCGAGCGCGCGCGCGGCCAGATCGGGGTCGAAGAAGGTATAGACCGCCGACAAGCCCTGTTCGAGCACATCGGTGACGGCCACCCCCACCAGCCGTCCGTCGAGTCGGAATTCGAGAAAGCGCGTCATACCGCCCCAGGATGCGACCAGAAAACGCCGATAGCTGTCCTCACTCGCGTCCTCGGCCATCACGCCGTTGGCGTGACGCGCGGCCAGGTAACGCCGGTAGAGCTCGAACTGTTCCGCACGGAACACCGCCGGACCATCGCTTAGGGCGATGTCTGGCGCATTG
It encodes:
- the pyrF gene encoding orotidine-5'-phosphate decarboxylase gives rise to the protein MTQVKPLIVALDFAAEAPALALVERLDPVRCRLKVGKELFTRLGPAFVERLQRLGFEIFLDLKFHDIPNTVAAACAAAADLGVWMVNVHVVGGRTMLEAARERLSRYERPPLLIGVTVLTSLDRADLAAIGCPGEPRERVLSLAHLAHEAGLDGVVCSPLETAQVRAAFGPAFRLITPGVRPEGSVSGDQKRVMTPAAALAAGADYLVIGRPITQAPDPLSVIEAIDRSCMNVLEN
- the galU gene encoding UTP--glucose-1-phosphate uridylyltransferase GalU gives rise to the protein MSKVRKAVFPVAGMGTRFLPATKASPKEMLPIVDKPLIQYAAEEAEAGGADQLVFITGRNKRSIEDHFDTAYELESELERAGKDKLLDIVRNVLPGSASCIYVRQAVALGLGHAVLCAKPVVGDEPFAVILADDLIRSKGKGVVAQMAEVYARHGCSVLSVQEVAREETNKYGIVQVEKDTDGTLRVISIVEKPHPSEAPSNLAVVGRYLLTPRIFDKLERIGRGAGGEIQLTDGISELLQDEPVIAYPFEGKRYDCGSKLGYLEATVEYALAHPELGERFADYLRRLVEDLA
- the gluQRS gene encoding tRNA glutamyl-Q(34) synthetase GluQRS, which codes for MNGEVPAVASSYRGRFAPSPTGPLHFGSLLAAVASYADARAQDGVWLLRIEDLDRLREVHGAAEAIQRTLRAFGFEWDEPVVFQSARRDAYDAALARLDALGLIYGCGCSRAEIAGRARVGLEGPIYPGTCRDGLAPGRRARSLRLRTATEPIYFKDRIQGRQGHSVAESIGDFVLRRADGFHAYQLAVVVDDAWQGITHVVRGADLLLSTPRQIGLQRALGLPTPSHAHVPLVLDDQGRKLSKSLAAAPVEDDNPLPALRLAWRLLGQEPLDDAASPRAFWRRAAATWRIERVPPRLSLAFNVR
- the dksA gene encoding RNA polymerase-binding protein DksA, translated to MTETHAYNAEPYSFEPYQAGSDEEYMNPAQEAHFREILLAWKRSLMEEVERTVHHMQDEATNFPDPNDRATQESEFSLELRTRDRERKLIKKIDEALERLDNHEYGYCEACGVEIGIRRLEARPTATLCIDCKTLDEIREKQRG
- a CDS encoding HAD family hydrolase yields the protein MYGFKALIFDLDGTIADTERDGHRPAFNAAFAEAGLDWHWDPELYGELLAVTGGKERIRYFMQRAGIELEPDVDVDSFVGGLHRAKTAHYLELLRQGAIPLRPGVLRLWREARTAGVRLAIATTTTPENVIDLLEQAGEPGLSGWFEVIAAGDMVPNKKPAPDIFIYALERLGLKPEDVVAVEDSDNGARSALAAGIRALVITVNDYTLGQDFGAAALVIDQLGEPGSPPQVLAGDLGGWSLVDLAALDRLHQWVHRAG
- the infA gene encoding translation initiation factor IF-1, which gives rise to MSKDDVIQMEGTVTETLPNTVFRVQLENGHTVTAHISGKMRKHYIRILTGDKVTVELTPYDLTKGRIVYRAR
- a CDS encoding arginyltransferase; translation: MKQGLGSQFGRALPLYLTGEHHCSYLAGVRARTLFVDPGARIDGATYQRLIDQGFRRSGTHIYRPACCGCSACIPVRLPVDAFVPNRSQRRNWRRNAPDIALSDGPAVFRAEQFELYRRYLAARHANGVMAEDASEDSYRRFLVASWGGMTRFLEFRLDGRLVGVAVTDVLEQGLSAVYTFFDPDLAARALGTFSVLNQIRLTQLLGRPYLYLGYWIAESRKMVYKERFRPIEAWDGRDWRRFERGQTLGFDDRRSSLTLDSSSRANRP